One stretch of Comamonas testosteroni DNA includes these proteins:
- a CDS encoding M20 family metallopeptidase, whose product MTNMNQDKQATYAAIDAWIDEHFDEEVKFLQAMVQVPTDTPPGNNAPHAERTAELIKGFGFDAEKHVVPEADVKAYGMESITNLIVRRQYGAQGDGGRTIALNAHGDVVPPGEGWTKDPYGAEIEDGKLYGRAAAVSKSDFASFTFAVRALEAVAKPSKGAVELHYTYDEEFGGIMGPGWLLEKGLTKPDLMIAAGFSYEVVTAHNGCLQMEITVQGKMAHAAVPHTGVDALQATAVLLTALYAENVKYKQVTSKVPGIKHPYLNIGRIDGGTNTNVVPGKVMLKIDRRMIPEENPVEVEASIRAVIAKAIADFNTQGGYTGEDAVRVDIKRLLLANAMTPLDGNKPLVDAIQKHGEAIFGEVPPAVGTPLYTDVRLYVERGIPGVIYGAGPRTVLESHAKRSDERLVLEDLRRATKVVARSLVDLTA is encoded by the coding sequence ATGACCAATATGAATCAAGACAAGCAAGCCACCTACGCCGCCATCGATGCATGGATTGACGAGCACTTCGACGAAGAAGTGAAGTTTCTGCAGGCCATGGTGCAAGTGCCCACGGACACGCCTCCCGGCAACAATGCCCCCCACGCCGAACGCACTGCCGAGCTGATCAAGGGCTTTGGCTTCGACGCCGAAAAGCACGTCGTGCCCGAAGCCGACGTCAAGGCCTACGGCATGGAATCCATCACCAACCTGATCGTGCGCCGCCAGTACGGTGCGCAGGGTGACGGTGGCCGCACCATCGCCCTGAACGCCCACGGCGACGTGGTGCCTCCGGGCGAAGGCTGGACCAAGGACCCCTACGGCGCCGAGATCGAAGACGGCAAGCTCTATGGCCGCGCCGCTGCCGTGAGCAAGAGCGACTTCGCCTCCTTCACCTTTGCCGTGCGTGCCCTGGAAGCCGTGGCCAAGCCCAGCAAGGGCGCCGTGGAACTGCACTACACCTACGACGAAGAGTTCGGCGGCATCATGGGCCCCGGCTGGCTGCTGGAAAAGGGCCTGACCAAGCCCGACCTGATGATCGCAGCGGGCTTCAGCTACGAAGTAGTTACCGCTCACAACGGCTGCCTGCAGATGGAAATCACCGTGCAGGGCAAGATGGCTCACGCCGCCGTGCCCCACACCGGCGTGGACGCGCTGCAAGCCACTGCGGTGCTGCTCACGGCGCTGTACGCCGAGAACGTGAAATACAAGCAAGTCACGTCCAAGGTGCCCGGCATCAAGCACCCCTACCTGAACATCGGCCGCATCGATGGCGGCACCAACACCAATGTGGTGCCCGGCAAGGTCATGCTCAAGATCGACCGCCGCATGATTCCTGAAGAGAATCCCGTGGAAGTCGAAGCCAGCATCCGTGCCGTGATCGCCAAGGCCATCGCCGACTTCAACACCCAGGGCGGCTACACCGGTGAAGATGCCGTGCGCGTGGACATCAAGCGCCTGCTGCTGGCCAACGCCATGACTCCCCTGGACGGCAACAAGCCCCTGGTGGACGCCATCCAGAAGCACGGCGAAGCCATCTTTGGCGAAGTACCTCCTGCAGTGGGAACGCCTCTGTACACCGACGTGCGCCTGTACGTCGAGCGCGGCATCCCCGGCGTGATCTACGGCGCAGGCCCCCGCACCGTGCTGGAATCGCACGCCAAGCGCTCCGACGAGCGCCTGGTGCTGGAAGATCTGCGCCGCGCCACCAAGGTGGTGGCCCGCTCGCTGGTGGACCTGACTGCATAA